A genome region from Streptomyces antimycoticus includes the following:
- a CDS encoding M28 family metallopeptidase → MSGWPALEKYLDRAPTSKEMMAWIELIVSQGIRRAGYPADGWTEEWAAEQFRETGLADVRLEPLDTPIWRPRSAAFEIWPTGRPDEAVRFEGLALPYTTPTEGTEGRLVRMEDGEVRGSIAVQEIGFTRLPQTEVQARATGSYDPEGVFPDLVQTVPFDLPHVLDFDIAIKDGATAYVGLLTGLPWETSDFYWPYDAERRPIPGIWLSGEDGQRVRELMASGECEGRIVSDATITEETTHNVVGTLPGASDHWLIIGSHHDGPWASAVEDASGVALVLAQAKFWASVPQELRPHNMLFVLTSGHMAGAAGTQAFIAAHPELFPQVVLEMHLEHAARQAVVVDGEVVPTDDPEVRWWFTTQAPRLEELVAESLAAEDLRRSWILSPTAFAPNPATDGAYFYYTGVPLVQLITTPMYIFDPRDTPDKVDEQSLVPLTKGAARIIAGTAGCEPDTLRVPIQTAGDETE, encoded by the coding sequence ATGAGCGGCTGGCCGGCGCTGGAGAAGTACCTCGATCGGGCACCCACGTCGAAGGAGATGATGGCCTGGATCGAACTGATCGTCAGCCAGGGCATTCGCCGGGCGGGCTATCCGGCCGACGGCTGGACCGAGGAGTGGGCCGCGGAACAGTTCCGGGAGACCGGGCTGGCGGACGTGCGCCTGGAGCCGCTGGACACGCCCATCTGGCGCCCGCGGTCCGCCGCCTTCGAGATCTGGCCCACCGGCCGCCCCGATGAGGCCGTCCGGTTCGAGGGACTCGCCCTGCCGTACACCACGCCGACCGAGGGCACCGAGGGCCGGCTGGTGCGGATGGAGGACGGGGAGGTGCGCGGCTCCATCGCGGTCCAGGAGATCGGCTTCACGCGGCTGCCGCAGACCGAGGTGCAAGCCCGGGCCACCGGCTCCTACGACCCCGAGGGCGTGTTCCCCGACCTCGTCCAGACCGTGCCGTTCGACCTTCCCCATGTGCTGGACTTCGACATCGCCATCAAGGACGGTGCCACGGCCTACGTCGGCCTGCTCACCGGACTGCCCTGGGAGACCAGCGACTTCTACTGGCCCTACGACGCCGAACGGCGCCCCATCCCCGGCATCTGGCTGAGTGGCGAGGACGGGCAGCGGGTCCGCGAGCTGATGGCGTCGGGGGAGTGCGAGGGCCGGATCGTCTCCGACGCCACCATCACCGAGGAGACCACCCACAATGTGGTGGGCACCCTGCCCGGCGCCTCCGACCACTGGTTGATCATCGGCTCACACCACGACGGCCCCTGGGCGTCGGCCGTGGAGGACGCGTCCGGGGTGGCGCTCGTGCTGGCGCAGGCCAAGTTCTGGGCGTCGGTGCCCCAGGAGCTGCGACCGCACAACATGCTGTTCGTGCTGACGTCCGGCCATATGGCGGGCGCCGCGGGCACACAGGCGTTCATCGCGGCGCATCCCGAGCTGTTTCCGCAGGTCGTCCTCGAGATGCATCTGGAACACGCGGCACGCCAGGCGGTGGTGGTCGACGGGGAGGTCGTGCCCACCGACGATCCCGAGGTGCGCTGGTGGTTCACCACCCAGGCGCCCCGGCTGGAGGAGCTGGTGGCCGAGTCCCTCGCCGCGGAGGACCTGCGCCGCTCCTGGATCCTGTCGCCGACCGCCTTCGCGCCGAACCCGGCCACCGACGGTGCCTACTTCTACTACACGGGTGTGCCGCTGGTGCAGCTGATCACCACGCCCATGTACATCTTCGATCCGCGGGACACCCCGGACAAGGTGGACGAGCAGAGCCTGGTGCCGCTCACCAAGGGGGCGGCGCGGATCATCGCCGGTACGGCCGGCTGTGAGCCCGACACCCTCCGGGTGCCGATCCAGACCGCGGGCGACGAGACGGAGTAG
- a CDS encoding M6 family metalloprotease domain-containing protein — MTVVATVLATAAAIAAGPARATPDDTPSAGSARPSLVRPIDPQQWRNPDDMTWADYRAVPGTRWADPDVKPTQRTFKGALVLLDYPDEEFTVSRPAGSTLFGNPQASASDIPRARLPRFYQDFLNTPGPLNNGHTINEYWMEDSGGRIGVDLTAFGVYRMPGKSYQYGVEDSMNPGACPAGDTCDQDIRADGKAAWVADVGADKADSFDFVFYLTAGQDESSTWQEFGQMKFPSAADIPADWGPPATAGDNSGRTRYVPWTSWQSAARIWPNAADGSSVQAESSGMAVYAHELSHILGIGDNYNNPYGTPLSRSYTGSWSMLSRGSFNGPGGPHTRWQIPATAGGSMGSQHVLRDKLKLGIVDEKNVLRLDRDALKSSGLVVARVTARSAPPGEKGLSGVNIALGRDLSPSCDKSTDPLCDGGGYDNYTVEIVDRMGMDSFTPDHGVLLTKTKNKDRAPFAWVVDAHPEDIDLVDFRRPDGTTQKITMGDYRQLSDALFHAGADSGSQYEYIDRANRLHFYVLDLKRDRSGVLSYTIAVKSLDGAGPQRRGLALHRGEAKGDAARSRAVCTYRLDNTGRATGNRGESAATSVDSDIYRLSARAVGRGWSAWLPNRLATAKAGGSVDVEVAVAAKKGATRQGAVMLTARSESDPHRTAKAMCRLSSRR, encoded by the coding sequence TTGACCGTCGTCGCCACGGTCCTCGCCACCGCGGCGGCCATCGCCGCCGGACCCGCGCGGGCCACCCCCGATGACACACCGTCGGCCGGCTCCGCCCGTCCCTCGCTGGTGCGGCCGATCGACCCGCAGCAGTGGCGCAACCCCGATGACATGACCTGGGCCGACTACCGTGCGGTCCCCGGGACGCGCTGGGCGGACCCCGACGTCAAGCCCACACAGCGCACCTTCAAGGGCGCGCTGGTGCTCTTGGACTATCCGGACGAGGAGTTCACGGTCAGCCGCCCGGCCGGATCCACCCTCTTCGGCAATCCCCAGGCCAGTGCGTCCGATATCCCCCGCGCTCGCCTCCCGCGCTTCTACCAGGACTTCCTCAACACACCGGGGCCGCTGAACAACGGTCACACCATCAACGAGTACTGGATGGAGGACTCCGGCGGCCGCATCGGTGTCGATCTGACCGCCTTCGGTGTGTACCGCATGCCGGGCAAGTCCTATCAGTACGGCGTCGAGGACTCGATGAACCCGGGCGCCTGCCCGGCCGGGGACACCTGCGACCAGGACATCCGGGCCGACGGCAAGGCCGCCTGGGTGGCCGACGTCGGCGCCGACAAGGCGGACTCGTTCGACTTCGTCTTCTACCTCACGGCCGGACAGGACGAGTCGTCCACCTGGCAGGAGTTCGGCCAGATGAAGTTCCCGAGCGCGGCGGACATACCCGCCGACTGGGGACCACCGGCCACCGCGGGCGACAACTCCGGCCGGACCCGCTACGTACCGTGGACGTCCTGGCAGTCCGCCGCCCGTATCTGGCCCAACGCCGCCGACGGGTCGTCGGTACAGGCCGAAAGCTCCGGCATGGCCGTGTACGCCCACGAACTCAGCCATATCCTGGGCATCGGGGACAACTACAACAACCCGTACGGCACGCCCCTCAGCCGTTCGTACACCGGTAGCTGGAGCATGCTCTCCCGCGGTTCGTTCAACGGCCCCGGCGGGCCGCACACCCGCTGGCAGATCCCCGCCACCGCCGGTGGCTCGATGGGCTCCCAGCATGTGCTGCGCGACAAGCTGAAGCTCGGCATCGTCGACGAGAAGAACGTCCTGCGGCTGGACCGCGACGCCCTGAAGAGCTCCGGCCTCGTCGTCGCCCGGGTCACCGCACGCTCGGCGCCACCGGGTGAGAAGGGGCTCTCCGGGGTCAACATCGCCCTGGGTCGCGATCTCTCGCCGTCCTGCGACAAATCCACCGACCCGCTGTGCGACGGCGGTGGCTACGACAACTACACCGTCGAGATCGTCGACCGCATGGGCATGGACTCGTTCACTCCGGATCACGGGGTGCTGCTCACCAAGACGAAGAACAAGGACCGGGCGCCGTTCGCCTGGGTGGTCGACGCGCACCCCGAGGACATCGACCTGGTGGACTTCCGGCGCCCCGACGGCACCACCCAGAAGATCACCATGGGCGACTACCGGCAGCTCAGCGATGCGCTCTTCCACGCCGGAGCCGACTCCGGCAGCCAGTACGAGTACATCGACCGGGCCAACCGGCTGCACTTCTATGTGCTCGACCTCAAGCGCGACCGGTCCGGAGTGCTTTCGTACACCATCGCCGTGAAGTCCCTCGACGGCGCGGGACCGCAGCGCCGCGGACTGGCCCTCCACCGCGGCGAGGCCAAGGGGGACGCCGCCCGCTCCCGGGCCGTGTGCACCTATCGCCTCGACAACACCGGACGCGCTACGGGCAACCGGGGCGAATCGGCGGCCACTTCGGTGGACTCGGATATCTACCGGCTGTCGGCGAGGGCCGTCGGACGCGGCTGGTCCGCCTGGCTGCCCAACCGTCTCGCCACCGCAAAGGCCGGTGGATCGGTGGATGTCGAGGTGGCCGTGGCCGCGAAGAAGGGCGCCACACGGCAGGGGGCGGTCATGCTCACCGCCCGCTCCGAAAGCGATCCGCACCGCACCGCCAAGGCCATGTGCCGGCTGTCGAGCCGCCGGTAG
- a CDS encoding AMP-binding protein, with amino-acid sequence MTSPEQRMADLLKTFGEPAANTAYLLCDRHPDDAVAFTVVGKDLTGHDMTYGELRDRSSRMAGALAALGVGVGDRVATLMGKSADLLVASLAIWRLGAVQVPLFTAFAPPAIALRIAGNDTKVVISDADQRPKLDPESGFPGERPWQIVTTGPVTGSDLSFAELAEGDATLPEPVAVGGDGLIVELFTSGTAGTPKAVPIPLRAVAGFAMYQQFGLDHRPTDVFWNAADPGWAYGLYYALIGPLALGQRALLLSGLFSAESTWEVLSRFGVTNFAAGPTVYRKLRASGIPAPGDLRLRCCSAAGEPLPPDVVDWALETLGVPVRDHYGSTELGMVIAHAWHPALRDDIKPGSMGRPLPGWGVKVLREDTNSALARVDIPGRVVVDIEDSPLMWFKGYRDAPEQTAEKFSPDGRWFYTGDTASRDDEGHLFFSGRGDDIILMAGYRIGPFEVETVLLEHAAVAEAAVVGVPDEEYGEVVEAFVVPRPGTEVGDALAAELQQLVRERYAKHAYPRNVHFVAELPKTSSGKTQRFLLRPQQPSPRRR; translated from the coding sequence TTGACCAGCCCGGAACAGCGCATGGCTGACCTGCTCAAGACCTTCGGTGAGCCCGCGGCGAACACCGCGTACCTGCTGTGCGACAGGCACCCGGACGACGCCGTCGCGTTCACTGTGGTGGGCAAGGATCTGACCGGCCACGACATGACGTACGGGGAGCTGCGTGACCGTTCGTCACGTATGGCCGGTGCCCTGGCCGCCCTGGGAGTCGGAGTGGGCGACCGCGTCGCCACTTTGATGGGCAAATCCGCCGACCTGCTGGTCGCGAGCCTTGCGATCTGGCGGCTCGGGGCCGTCCAGGTGCCGCTGTTCACCGCGTTCGCCCCGCCGGCCATCGCGCTGCGGATCGCGGGCAACGACACCAAGGTCGTGATCAGCGACGCCGACCAACGTCCCAAGCTGGACCCGGAGTCGGGCTTTCCCGGCGAGCGCCCCTGGCAGATCGTCACCACCGGGCCCGTCACCGGGTCCGACCTGTCCTTCGCGGAACTGGCCGAGGGGGACGCCACGCTGCCCGAACCGGTGGCCGTGGGCGGCGACGGGCTCATCGTCGAGCTGTTCACCTCGGGTACCGCGGGCACCCCCAAGGCCGTCCCGATTCCGCTGCGGGCCGTCGCGGGCTTCGCGATGTACCAGCAGTTCGGCCTGGACCACCGGCCCACCGACGTCTTCTGGAACGCCGCCGACCCGGGCTGGGCGTACGGCCTGTACTACGCGCTCATCGGGCCGCTCGCCCTCGGGCAGCGCGCACTGCTGCTGAGCGGCCTGTTCTCCGCGGAGTCCACCTGGGAGGTGCTCTCCCGCTTCGGGGTCACCAACTTCGCCGCCGGGCCCACCGTCTACCGCAAGCTGCGCGCCTCCGGCATCCCCGCCCCCGGCGATCTGCGGCTGCGCTGCTGCTCCGCCGCGGGCGAACCGCTGCCCCCGGACGTCGTCGACTGGGCGCTCGAGACGCTCGGTGTCCCCGTGCGCGACCACTACGGCTCGACCGAGCTGGGCATGGTGATCGCCCACGCCTGGCACCCGGCCCTGCGCGACGACATCAAGCCCGGCTCCATGGGCCGTCCGCTGCCCGGCTGGGGGGTGAAGGTGCTGCGCGAGGACACCAACTCCGCGCTGGCCCGCGTGGACATCCCCGGCCGGGTCGTGGTGGACATCGAGGACAGCCCGCTGATGTGGTTCAAGGGCTACCGCGACGCCCCCGAGCAGACCGCCGAGAAGTTCAGCCCCGACGGGCGCTGGTTCTACACCGGGGACACCGCCTCCCGCGACGACGAGGGCCATCTGTTCTTCTCCGGGCGCGGCGACGACATCATCCTGATGGCGGGCTACCGCATCGGCCCCTTCGAGGTGGAGACCGTGCTGCTGGAGCACGCCGCGGTGGCGGAGGCCGCCGTCGTCGGCGTACCGGACGAGGAGTACGGCGAGGTCGTGGAGGCGTTCGTCGTGCCGCGACCGGGGACGGAGGTGGGCGACGCGCTCGCGGCCGAGCTGCAGCAGCTGGTCAGGGAGCGGTACGCCAAGCACGCCTATCCGCGGAACGTCCACTTCGTGGCCGAGCTGCCGAAGACCTCCAGCGGTAAGACACAGCGGTTCCTGCTGCGTCCGCAGCAGCCCTCGCCCCGGCGCCGCTGA
- a CDS encoding arsenate reductase family protein has product MEIWINPACSKCRGALTLLDAEGAGYTVRRYLEDVPSQDEIREVLGRLGLEPWDITRTQEAAAKELGLKDWPREESARDRWIAALAEHPKLIQRPIITADDGTAVVGRTEEAVREAMSRSRE; this is encoded by the coding sequence ATGGAGATCTGGATCAATCCGGCATGCTCGAAGTGCCGTGGCGCGCTCACCCTGCTCGACGCGGAGGGGGCCGGGTACACCGTCCGCCGCTATCTCGAAGACGTACCGAGCCAGGACGAGATCCGCGAGGTGCTCGGCCGGCTCGGGCTGGAGCCGTGGGACATCACTCGCACCCAGGAGGCGGCCGCGAAGGAGCTGGGGCTGAAGGACTGGCCGCGCGAGGAGAGCGCACGGGACCGCTGGATCGCGGCGCTCGCCGAGCACCCCAAGCTCATCCAGCGGCCCATCATCACGGCGGACGACGGCACGGCCGTGGTGGGGCGCACGGAGGAGGCGGTACGGGAGGCGATGTCCCGGTCCCGCGAGTGA
- a CDS encoding general stress protein, with amino-acid sequence MTQQPPSEVVDRPVVGSFPTYAGAQRAVDFLSDNKFPVEHMAIIGSDLRMVETVLGRMTRGRAALAGAGTGAWFGLLVGLLLTVFAAGANNVIVLLVSGLVYGAVFGAIFGFVGHVMTRGQRDFSSRSQIVAARYDVVADAEVADEAKNMLARLAMQES; translated from the coding sequence ATGACCCAGCAACCGCCGTCGGAGGTGGTCGACCGCCCGGTCGTCGGCTCGTTTCCGACCTACGCCGGCGCCCAGCGCGCGGTCGACTTCCTTTCCGACAACAAGTTCCCGGTGGAACACATGGCGATCATCGGCTCGGATCTCAGGATGGTCGAGACGGTGCTCGGGCGGATGACCAGGGGCCGTGCGGCGCTGGCGGGGGCCGGTACAGGAGCCTGGTTCGGACTGCTGGTCGGGTTGCTGCTGACCGTGTTCGCCGCCGGGGCCAACAACGTGATCGTGCTGCTGGTGAGCGGTCTGGTCTACGGGGCGGTGTTCGGCGCGATCTTCGGTTTCGTCGGGCATGTCATGACCCGGGGGCAGCGCGATTTCTCGTCCCGCAGCCAGATCGTGGCCGCGCGCTATGACGTGGTCGCGGACGCCGAGGTCGCCGATGAGGCGAAGAACATGCTGGCCAGGCTCGCGATGCAGGAGAGCTGA
- a CDS encoding DUF305 domain-containing protein, with amino-acid sequence MTAFTHVPRRPLHRRLAFVGAVAAGGLLLAGCGGSDDTKGMDHTSAKGSATSEATTGSAAGTFNDADVRFAQMMIPHHEQALAMAALADDRASDARITSLAGQIEKAQDPEIATLKSWLRGWGKPEKPSSGGMDGMDGMEHGSDSKGDMGGMMSREDMRKLEAAKGPAFDRAFASMMVDHHRGAIAMAKDEKKNGRNAKAKKLADDVVKNQSTEVATLRTLLDRL; translated from the coding sequence ATGACCGCATTCACGCATGTCCCGCGTCGGCCGCTTCATCGCCGTCTCGCGTTCGTGGGCGCCGTCGCCGCCGGAGGGCTGCTGCTCGCCGGCTGTGGCGGAAGCGACGACACGAAGGGCATGGACCACACGAGCGCGAAGGGGTCCGCCACCTCCGAGGCGACCACGGGCTCCGCTGCGGGCACGTTCAACGACGCGGACGTCCGCTTCGCGCAGATGATGATCCCGCATCATGAGCAGGCCCTGGCGATGGCCGCACTGGCCGATGACCGGGCCTCGGACGCGCGGATCACGAGCCTGGCGGGGCAGATCGAGAAGGCGCAGGACCCGGAGATCGCCACCCTGAAGTCCTGGCTCAGGGGTTGGGGCAAGCCGGAGAAGCCGTCATCGGGTGGTATGGACGGCATGGATGGCATGGAGCATGGTTCAGACAGTAAGGGCGATATGGGTGGAATGATGTCCAGGGAGGACATGCGGAAGCTCGAGGCCGCCAAGGGGCCCGCCTTCGACCGCGCCTTCGCGAGCATGATGGTCGACCATCACCGGGGCGCGATCGCCATGGCGAAGGACGAGAAGAAGAACGGGCGTAACGCCAAGGCCAAGAAGCTCGCCGACGACGTCGTCAAGAACCAGTCCACCGAGGTCGCCACCCTGCGAACCCTTCTCGACCGGCTCTGA
- a CDS encoding M56 family metallopeptidase, giving the protein MSGLLRFCGLTFDVRIPGTGPVGVPAIAVPALVALLPLACFAHELLRARRVRARHRGVLDMVGRRSARWRATVLDHDTPAAYCLPGRRPRIVVSAGALKLLSPAQLESVLEHERAHIAGRHHLVLAATEAFARVFRWLPLAREARTQTALLLEMAADDRALRRHPREALVSALYAMAAGDAPGGAFSVGGPDAAVRLRRMLEARRRPHPALRGVVVAAAVAVPLLPPLLGCAPGMG; this is encoded by the coding sequence ATGTCCGGCTTGCTCCGGTTCTGTGGGTTGACGTTCGATGTTCGCATCCCGGGCACGGGCCCGGTCGGCGTTCCGGCCATCGCGGTACCGGCCTTGGTGGCCCTGCTTCCGCTCGCCTGCTTCGCGCATGAACTGCTGCGGGCCCGGCGCGTTCGCGCCCGCCACCGGGGCGTACTGGACATGGTCGGGCGGCGCTCGGCGCGATGGCGCGCCACCGTACTGGACCATGACACGCCCGCGGCGTACTGCCTGCCCGGCCGCAGGCCGCGGATCGTCGTGAGCGCGGGCGCGCTGAAACTGCTCTCCCCCGCGCAGTTGGAGTCCGTACTGGAGCATGAGCGCGCGCATATCGCGGGCCGCCACCATCTGGTGCTGGCGGCCACCGAGGCGTTCGCCCGGGTGTTCCGGTGGCTGCCGCTGGCGCGCGAGGCCAGGACACAGACGGCACTTCTGCTGGAGATGGCCGCGGACGACCGGGCGCTGCGCCGCCATCCACGCGAAGCGCTCGTCTCCGCCTTGTACGCGATGGCGGCGGGGGATGCTCCTGGCGGAGCCTTCAGCGTCGGCGGACCGGACGCCGCGGTCCGGCTGCGGCGGATGCTGGAGGCCCGGCGGCGTCCGCATCCGGCGCTGCGCGGCGTGGTGGTGGCGGCCGCGGTGGCCGTACCGCTACTGCCCCCTCTGCTCGGCTGCGCCCCCGGGATGGGGTAA
- a CDS encoding BlaI/MecI/CopY family transcriptional regulator, giving the protein MRRLGELEAEIMDRLWAWQRPTTVREIVDDINEHRPVAYTTVMTVASILYNKGWLLRAKEGRAWVYSPVRSREEYTAALMEDALGTSEDRSAALAHFVEQMGPEEVSALRKALRAAGRRTQA; this is encoded by the coding sequence ATGCGACGGTTGGGGGAGCTCGAGGCGGAGATCATGGACCGCCTCTGGGCTTGGCAGCGTCCCACCACAGTGCGGGAGATCGTGGACGACATCAATGAGCACCGCCCGGTCGCCTACACCACGGTGATGACCGTCGCTTCCATCCTCTACAACAAGGGCTGGCTGCTGCGCGCCAAGGAGGGCCGGGCGTGGGTGTACTCACCGGTCCGCAGCCGCGAGGAGTACACCGCCGCCCTGATGGAGGACGCGCTCGGCACCAGCGAGGACCGCTCCGCCGCCCTCGCCCACTTCGTCGAGCAGATGGGCCCGGAGGAGGTCAGCGCGCTGCGCAAGGCATTGCGGGCCGCGGGGCGGCGGACCCAGGCGTGA
- a CDS encoding VWA domain-containing protein yields MIIKKRLATGALGLLAALACGLISPPAAMAGEPAADSPKIELVLDVSGSMRARDVDGDTRMAAAKQAFNEVLDATPEEVRLGIRTLGANYPGKDRVAGCRDSEQLYPVGQVDRTEAKAAVATLRPTGWTPIGLALRGASKDLSSGDGTRRIVLITDGEDSCGQPDPCDVARELAAQGTHLVVDTLGLTLDRKVREQLSCIAEATGGTYTAIQHRDQLSSRIKQLVRRSADTPVQTPTPVRGAAQCAKAPYLGSGLYSDRESFGEHRRYRMRVAPGQELRASASVAVDRAVDPDYGVLLRAMTPGGRELVRGSEAGSGRTDVLSSGLRYPVADVDDDEDETARTVCLELSQSFSAPASVKRAPGLPVELAVDVVGNDDPPADVAAFGLGRGWMLLGVLTVGGLLAGLLWGWLTRWRVTVWRSN; encoded by the coding sequence GTGATCATAAAGAAACGTCTGGCAACAGGCGCGTTGGGGCTCCTCGCGGCCCTCGCCTGCGGCCTGATATCCCCTCCCGCCGCCATGGCCGGCGAACCGGCTGCCGATTCCCCGAAGATCGAACTGGTGCTCGACGTCAGCGGCTCCATGCGGGCCCGCGACGTCGACGGCGACACCCGGATGGCGGCAGCGAAACAGGCGTTCAACGAGGTGCTGGACGCCACTCCCGAGGAGGTGCGGCTGGGCATCCGCACCCTCGGCGCCAATTACCCGGGCAAGGACCGCGTGGCCGGCTGCCGGGACAGCGAGCAGCTTTACCCGGTGGGCCAGGTGGACCGCACCGAGGCCAAGGCAGCCGTCGCCACACTGCGCCCCACCGGCTGGACGCCCATCGGGCTCGCGCTGCGCGGCGCGTCCAAGGACCTCTCCAGCGGCGACGGGACCCGCCGCATCGTGCTGATCACGGACGGCGAGGACTCCTGCGGTCAGCCCGACCCGTGTGATGTGGCCCGGGAACTGGCCGCCCAGGGAACCCACCTGGTCGTCGACACGCTCGGGCTGACGCTGGACCGCAAGGTCCGCGAGCAGCTCAGCTGCATCGCCGAGGCCACCGGTGGCACCTATACGGCGATCCAGCACCGGGACCAGCTCTCCAGCCGTATCAAGCAGCTGGTCCGGCGCTCCGCCGACACCCCCGTGCAGACGCCCACGCCGGTGCGGGGCGCCGCACAGTGCGCGAAGGCCCCGTACCTGGGCTCCGGCCTCTACAGCGACCGGGAGAGCTTCGGCGAACACCGCCGGTACCGGATGCGCGTGGCGCCCGGTCAGGAGCTGCGGGCCTCGGCGAGCGTGGCCGTGGACCGCGCCGTCGACCCGGACTACGGCGTGCTGCTGCGGGCGATGACCCCGGGTGGCCGGGAGCTGGTGCGCGGCAGTGAGGCGGGCAGCGGCCGTACGGACGTCCTCTCCAGCGGGCTGCGCTATCCGGTCGCGGATGTGGACGACGACGAGGACGAGACCGCGCGAACGGTGTGCCTGGAGCTGAGCCAGTCCTTCTCCGCACCCGCTTCCGTCAAGCGCGCTCCGGGCCTTCCGGTGGAGCTCGCCGTCGATGTGGTCGGCAACGACGATCCGCCCGCCGATGTGGCCGCCTTCGGCCTGGGCCGCGGCTGGATGCTGCTGGGCGTGCTCACCGTGGGCGGGCTGCTCGCGGGGCTGCTGTGGGGCTGGCTGACCCGCTGGCGTGTCACCGTCTGGAGGTCCAACTGA